A genomic region of Caenorhabditis elegans chromosome V contains the following coding sequences:
- the srj-40 gene encoding Serpentine Receptor, class J (Predicted) produces the protein MLTNWIYVFLPRISCALAWVVNPIFIYLIFTESSNKFGNYRFLLLYFALFNLTYSIVNIVVPIDIITYRYSYMVILRDGWFVELSDFNFSLLSARCSLVGATFALILVHFVYRYLAIQNSSLTRENFHWYMTGSIFVSVFHFSIWHLTCMYFTHAEVEMRQYVIPGIRRTFGNETIDFNILGGAFHEVPNNVIKRTWIAVAICTSISVLTVTQFIVLSRMIINKLNSMSITVSKKIARFQFELLRALIVQTTIPIVISFAPCLFCWFIPISGIELPRPFNYYEVSAFGIFPFVDPIAIILCLPIFRARVFSFLSSIASVSSEKPSCASPTK, from the exons ATGCTCACCAACTGGATCTACGTTTTTCTGCCAAGAATTTCCTGTGCTTTGGCATGGGTTGTAAACcctattttcatttatttgatttttacgGAAAGTTCAAATAAATTCGGAAACTATCGGTTTCTTCTTTTGtattttgcacttttcaatCTAACCTATTCAATTGTAAATATAGTTGTTCCAATt GACATCATAACCTACCGTTACTCTTACATGGTAATCCTGAGAGATGGTTGGTTTGTGGAACTCTCCGACTTCAACTTCAGCTTGTTGTCAGCACGTTGCTCATTGGTCGGTGCAACATTCGCTCTTATCCTTGTTCATTTCGTATATCGATACTTGGCCATCCAGAATTCTTCTCTGACACGAGAAAACTTTCATTGGTATATGACCGGATCGATCTTTGTCtcagttttccatttttctatttgGCACTTGACTTGCATGTACTTCACGCATGCTGAGGTTGAAATGAGACAGTATGTGATTCCTGGTATAAGAAGAACTTTTGGTAACGAAACAATTGATTTCAATATTCTTGGAGGTGCTTTTCAT gaAGTACCGAACAATGTCATAAAACGAACTTGGATTGCCGTGGCAATATGCACATCTATCTCCGTTCTGACTGTTACACAATTCATTGTTTTGAGTAGAATG atAATCAACAAGCTCAACAGTATGTCCATCACggtaagcaaaaaaattgcacgTTTCCAATTTGAACTTCTTCGTGCTCTGATCGTTCAAACGACCATACCAATTGTAATCAGTTTTGCTCCGTGTTTGTTTTGTTGGTTCATTCCCATTTCTGGAATCGAGTTGCCAAG ACCGTTTAACTACTATGAAGTCAGTGCTTTTGGGATTTTTCCATTCGTCGATCCAATTGCAATCATCTTATGCCTCCCCATCTTCCGAGCCcgagtttttagttttttgagttcaatTGCTTCAGTTTCCTCTGAAAAACCCAGTTGTGCTTCACcaaccaaataa
- the nhr-181 gene encoding Nuclear Hormone Receptor family (Product from WormBase gene class nhr;~Confirmed by transcript evidence) encodes MCHSQDCTFTNSIIPGSRNLQRSTIFAQQMYVRTHGSFNSTISRRGSRTIRGNNSVDQLNSMWCQGNL; translated from the exons ATGTGCCATTCTCAAGACTGTACTTTTACTAACtc CATCATTCCCGGGTCACGTAACCTACAAAGATCTACAATATTTGCACAACAAATGTATGTCAGAACTCATGGATCATTCAATTCAACGATCTCCCGACGCGGGTCCAGAACGATTCGGGGAAATAATTCTGTTGATCAGCTCAATTCGATGTGGTGTCAAGGCAATTTATAA
- the nhr-181 gene encoding Nuclear Hormone Receptor family (Product from WormBase gene class nhr;~Confirmed by transcript evidence) — protein sequence MLTSFLDPRPSSSSSSVSTSSMSSSPSTSSESCAVCGDSVNGKRYGAPACLGCIVFFRRAVINKSQYKCWKKGNCVITFASRCVCRCCRLRKCSHVGMKPEAIQRRDLLGPRKPKTILTNDISQSIDVALNFLSSPHSSCESDTGEYSNTTFDIDSLVRLQHDQRSQHEAYGIHHIDTIGCFQMKNSGKYHKRARASDINFVLKLGLENANEWGNQFEPYRRLSQTDKNSVLSEFGFAFLLIDQGYKTAQRADEGFWLLQNETFMHPNYFFALSVEDAMKENAEQKAELHHSFVNELVKCVSDPFKNLHIDEFECAILKTVLLLTPSFPGHVTYKDLQYLHNKCMSELMDHSIQRSPDAGPERFGEIILLISSIRCGVKAIYNQTRVSDMFHLMTFDPYVRNILLS from the exons ATGCTAACATCGTTTCTGGATCCTCGACCATCATCCTCGTCATCATCCGTATCAACATCTTCTATGTCGTCATCACCATCCACGTCATCTGAGTCTTGCGCTGTTTGTGGCGATTCGGTTAATGGGAAACGGTACGGTGCGCCTGCCTGCCTCGGTTGTATCGTCTTTTTTCGTCGGGCCGTCATCAACAAGAGTCAGTACAAGTGCTGGAAGAAAGGGAACTGTGTCATCACCTTTG CGTCACGATGCGTCTGCCGATGCTGTCGATTACGAAAATGTTCCCATGTTGGAATGAAGCCGGAGG CTATTCAACGACGAGATCTTCTTGGACCACGCAAGCCAAAGACTATACTCACGAATGACATTAGCCAATCAATCGATGTTGCTCTCAATTTCCTGTCGAGCCCACATTCGAGCTGTGAAAGTGATACTGGAG aatattcaaACACGACGTTTGACATTGACAGTCTCGTCCGCCTTCAACACGATCAACGCTCGCAACACGAGGCGTACGGTATCCATCACATCGACACGATTGgttgttttcaaatgaaaaattctggaaagtaCCACAAAAGAGCCCGAGCCAGCGACATCAACTTTGTGCTAAAATTAGGACTCGAAAATGCGAATGAGTGGGGAAACCAGTTTGAGCCATATCGACGGTTGAGCCAGACGGATAAGAACTCGGTTTTGTCAGAATTCGGATTCGCATTTCTGTTGATCGATCAAGGGTATAAAACTGCACAAAGGGCTGACGAAGGATTCTGGTTATTGCAAAACGAGACTTTTATGCATCCAAATTACTTTTTCGCACTTTCAGTTGAGGATGCAATGAAGGAAAATGCGGAACAAAAAGCAGA GCTTCATCATTCTTTCGTCAACGAACTTGTGAAATGTGTAAGCGATCCGTTCAAAAATCTACATATTGACGAGTTCGAATGTGCCATTCTCAAGACTGTACTTTTACTAACtc CATCATTCCCGGGTCACGTAACCTACAAAGATCTACAATATTTGCACAACAAATGTATGTCAGAACTCATGGATCATTCAATTCAACGATCTCCCGACGCGGGTCCAGAACGATTCGGGGAAATAATTCTGTTGATCAGCTCAATTCGATGTGGTGTCAAGGCAATTTATAATCAAACAAGAGTCTCTGATATGTTCCATTTGATGACTTTTGACCCATATGTGAGGAACATTTTGCTCTCCTAG